A genomic stretch from Caballeronia sp. LZ062 includes:
- a CDS encoding ABC transporter permease, which produces MTIAADESRESSARLKRELKLVDAKKRAMALALIAPLAIFLFLIFVVPIGALLTRAVQNPEVAGALPHTGAALSGWDRKAAPPDAAYAALAQDLTAIQEGESLGALARRLNTEIPGYRSLVAKTARAMPLTDDDGKPLTASQVRAKIVEIDERWNDPAYWQAIARNAGHYSPFYLLASLDHKQDGFGSIVHADPDQSIYLNVFGRTFVIGFAVTFFALLLGYPLAYWISTLPARRANLVMVLVLIPFWTSVLVRVAAWIVLLQSEGLVNKALIGSGLIGSPLALLFNRVGVYISMTHILLPFMILPLYSVMKSVPPTYQRAAVSLGSHPFAAFWRVYVPQTYPGIGAGVLLVFILAIGYYLTPALLGGPNDQMVSYYIAYFTNVTINWGMACALGALLLAATLVLYVVYGRFTRSNVSLG; this is translated from the coding sequence ATGACGATCGCCGCGGACGAGTCGCGCGAATCCAGCGCGCGCCTGAAACGCGAACTGAAGCTCGTCGATGCGAAAAAGCGCGCGATGGCGCTCGCGCTCATCGCGCCGCTCGCTATCTTCCTGTTCCTGATTTTCGTGGTGCCGATCGGCGCGCTGCTCACGCGCGCCGTGCAGAATCCCGAAGTCGCGGGCGCGCTGCCGCACACCGGCGCGGCACTGTCCGGCTGGGATCGCAAGGCCGCACCGCCGGACGCCGCGTATGCCGCGCTCGCGCAAGACCTGACGGCGATTCAGGAAGGCGAATCGCTCGGCGCGCTCGCCCGGCGTCTGAACACGGAGATTCCCGGCTATCGGTCGCTCGTGGCAAAGACGGCCCGCGCGATGCCGCTCACCGATGACGACGGCAAGCCGCTCACCGCGTCGCAGGTGCGCGCGAAGATCGTCGAAATCGACGAAAGGTGGAACGATCCGGCGTATTGGCAAGCCATTGCGAGAAACGCGGGCCACTACTCGCCGTTTTATCTGCTCGCATCGCTCGATCACAAGCAGGACGGATTCGGCAGCATCGTCCATGCGGACCCGGACCAATCCATCTATTTGAACGTCTTCGGGCGCACGTTCGTCATCGGCTTCGCCGTGACCTTCTTCGCGCTGTTGCTGGGCTACCCGCTTGCCTACTGGATTTCGACGCTGCCGGCCCGGCGCGCGAACCTCGTCATGGTGCTCGTGCTGATTCCGTTCTGGACGTCCGTGCTGGTGCGCGTCGCCGCGTGGATCGTGCTGCTGCAAAGCGAAGGGCTCGTGAACAAGGCGCTGATCGGCAGCGGGCTGATCGGCTCGCCGCTCGCGCTGCTGTTCAATCGCGTGGGCGTGTATATCTCGATGACGCATATTCTGCTGCCGTTCATGATCCTGCCGCTCTACAGCGTCATGAAGTCGGTGCCGCCCACGTATCAACGCGCCGCCGTGTCGCTCGGCAGCCATCCGTTCGCCGCGTTCTGGCGCGTGTACGTGCCGCAGACGTATCCGGGCATCGGCGCGGGCGTGCTGCTCGTGTTCATTCTCGCGATCGGCTACTACCTCACGCCCGCGCTGCTCGGCGGACCGAACGACCAGATGGTCAGCTATTACATCGCCTATTTCACGAACGTGACGATCAACTGGGGCATGGCCTGCGCGCTCGGTGCACTGCTGCTCGCGGCGACGCTCGTGCTGTACGTGGTGTATGGGCGCTTCACGCGCTCGAACGTGAGCCTGGGGTGA
- a CDS encoding ABC transporter permease, giving the protein MKFAKPMFAPHTSVVERIWYFALRIFCVLTLLYLILPVLAIVPLSFSSSTFLVYPIPGFSLRWYQNLAMSDEWRMAAKNSFIVAPSATIVATILGTLAAVGLTKANFAGKGLLMAVLISPMIVPVIVVGVGMYLFFAPLGIANTYFGLILAHAALGVPFVVTTVGATLQNFNTNLVRASQSLGANPLTTFFRVTLPVIAPGVMSGALFAFATSFDEVVVTLFLAGADQTTLPRQMFTGIRENISPTIAALATILIVFSTGLLLVLEWLRGRAAARAVAG; this is encoded by the coding sequence ATGAAATTCGCTAAACCGATGTTCGCGCCGCATACGTCGGTCGTCGAACGCATCTGGTATTTCGCGTTGCGCATCTTTTGCGTGCTGACGTTGCTGTATCTGATTCTACCGGTGCTGGCGATCGTGCCGCTTTCGTTTTCGTCGAGCACGTTCCTCGTCTATCCGATCCCCGGCTTCTCGCTGCGCTGGTACCAGAACCTCGCGATGTCCGACGAATGGCGCATGGCGGCGAAGAACAGCTTCATCGTGGCGCCTTCCGCGACGATCGTCGCGACGATACTCGGGACGCTCGCCGCCGTCGGGCTGACAAAGGCGAATTTCGCCGGCAAGGGCTTGCTCATGGCCGTGCTGATTTCGCCGATGATCGTGCCGGTGATCGTCGTCGGCGTCGGCATGTATCTGTTCTTCGCGCCGCTCGGGATTGCGAACACCTATTTCGGGCTGATTCTGGCGCACGCGGCGCTCGGCGTGCCGTTCGTCGTGACGACGGTCGGGGCGACGTTGCAGAACTTCAACACGAATCTGGTGCGCGCGAGCCAGTCGCTCGGCGCGAATCCGCTGACGACGTTTTTCCGCGTGACTCTGCCGGTCATTGCGCCGGGCGTGATGTCGGGCGCGCTGTTCGCCTTCGCCACTTCGTTCGACGAGGTCGTCGTCACGCTGTTCCTCGCCGGCGCGGACCAGACGACGCTGCCCCGCCAAATGTTCACCGGCATTCGCGAGAACATTAGTCCGACGATTGCCGCGCTCGCGACTATCTTGATTGTGTTTTCGACGGGGTTGCTGCTCGTGCTCGAATGGCTGCGCGGGCGCGCGGCGGCGCGAGCGGTGGCGGGCTGA